In Lycium barbarum isolate Lr01 chromosome 9, ASM1917538v2, whole genome shotgun sequence, the DNA window caagtaactattctcttccgagctcaagttattagattaGTTTAAtaacccaaattcttgttaattaatctttcccaacttagatttcctcttccgagctcaatcatagtaaatgggcgagtctgagagttagctaatcccttaagaaatattaaagaacaagataaattaaaacaacaaagacccacttcaatagtaataaaaatcattcaatacataagcataaagATTTAATCCAATATTTgatatcataaacaagattcaagtgaaagaagaaaatactacacacttaaataatcaatacaaaacaaggaattgaagaaagattTAAGAAATATCTTATTaaggtgctccaatcttctccttcaatggtgtagatgaaaccctagctctccaagcttgaaaatatggccaaagatgagttttacaagCCCTAAAATagtatttataacattccaaaacgggaacaaattatggacaaaaataccctgcgtgcaGCACATGCTACAACAAGTGCCactcgcatgcacaacatgctgcagcaagtgctgctagcatgtgctgccagcaagtgctgcttgttctatttttgctccattttgctctgTTTTGCTCCACtatgctctccggacatcttatgaacctttggagttcttttgcaagtttccatattgattttagcttcagttgactatatttaacaggtacgtatacgagtgtccaggtcgggcactagtcatggcccacgaggttgggtcatgacaaatgaATTGAAGGAAATGCTCACTTCTACTCCAATTATTGTCTCTCCAGATTGGTCAttgccatttgagctcatgtgtgacgCGAATGGATTTGCTATTGGTGTGGTGCTTGGGAAAatgcacaacaaaatcatgcacccaatcTATTATGCTAGCATAACCCTCAATGgtgctcaaatgaattataccgtcaCCGAGCACGAACTTCTAGCCATtgtatatgcttttgagaagttccgggcctatcttttgggatccaaagtggttgttcacACGAATCATGCAGCATTGAGATATTTGATGAtaaagaaagatgcaaagccgCGGTTGATTCGTTGGGTTTTATTGTTGCAatagtttgactttgaagtcaaagatcgaaaaggttATGAAAACCAAATTGCGAGTCATCTATCTAGGCTTGAGGAACCCGGGAGACCGAGTGGAGATCTTGAATTAAATGATGCTTTTCCCGATGAAAGAATTTTGGCCGTATCTTGTGAAGTTTCTCCTTGGTATGCGgatatcgccaacttcttggtgacGGGTCTTATTCCCGACGACATCAaagcttatcaaaagaagaaatttttgaatgatagtcgtcaatactattgggatgagccttatgtTTCATTCTTGTGCTGAAAACATAATTCGGCAGTGTGTGGCCGAATTCGAGGCCATGGAAATCTTAAAAGCTTGTCATGACTCTCCCGTGGGGGGTCTTCATAGTGGGAACTACATCGTGGCAAAAGTTCTTGAATGTGGCTATTTTTGGCCCaccctttatcatgatgcaaatttgttggtgaaatcttgtgaccaagGTCAACGCCAAGGGTCAATTGGGAGAAAGCATGAAATGCCGATAAACTTTTTCATGGAGGTTAAACTCTTTTATGTGTGGGGCATCAACTTTATGggcccatttgtgagttctcgtGGTATGCAGTACATCCTTGTTCTGGTTGACTATGTGTTCAAGTGGGTTGAGGCGATAGCATTTCCCAACAATGACGGAAAGAGTGTCACAAATTGTCTCAAAAagaacatattcacaaggtttgaCACTCctagggcaatcattagtgatggtggcactcacttttgaAACAAGCAATTCACTAATCtcatggagaagtatggagtgaAGCATAaggtggcaactccttaccatCCCCAAACTAGTGGGCACGTCGAAGTCTCCAATTGGGAGATAAAGAGTAGCTTAgccaagacggttaatgcaaatAAAACTGATTGGTCATTAAAGCTTTATGGTGCTCTTTAGGCTTATAGAACGACATTCAAGATGcccattggtacttctccttatcggttgGTGTTTGGAAAAGCTTGCCATCCACcggttgaacttgagcacaaAGCTTTatgggcattaaaaaaattgaacatggaTTGGGACGAAGCGGCCAAGTTGCGGTtatttcaaatgaatgaaattgatgagtttcggtatcatgcctatgagagtgcggCATTGTATAAAGAGAAGATGAAGCattatcatgatgtcaaacttttgaagagagattttcaaccgggtgatATGATGTGGCTATTCAATTCAATGTTGAAGCTCTTTCCGGGCAAATTGAAATCCAAGTGATccggcccttttactttggtgagtgttTCACCCAATGattcaatggaattgaagtcCGAAGATGGGAGTCGTACTTTCAACGTGAAGGGCCATCGGttaaagcactaccattggatggttgatggggACAAGATTGTTGATGCTCACCAGTTGAAACATGGCACCAGACCTTAACACCAAAAGTGATATTACATCGTGCCGCGATGTTAAATTGTGCATTTCTTGAGAGGCAACCCATGTTAATCTTCGCATTATGTTTTTAGTTttgttggttttgttcttgtgtTGTTTTGAGGTTTGTTGTTGTGTCTAGGAACCTAAGTGTTGAATggagaaattgcaaaggaagcaGATGAATGATGCGCATTTGACAGACCGTCGATCTGTTAGACGAGCCGTAGAATTCACCGTCGAAATGGACCACATGGAAGATTCATCACTGGAAATTGCAACCTTTCTACGCTGTTAATTGACGCGGCATCAATATTTTCGATGGGCGTCAAGACTACCGTCGAACTATTTGACGAAGCATCATTCTCAGCGTAGAATAGGATGACAACAACTGGGCACATTCCCGCTTAAGCTTATTTGACGacaggtttgacgctccgtcaAACTGATCGATGGTCACTTCGATGGGCATTCTTCTCCCTTGCATTTAAAATAAGAAAGGAAGGGAACGACGTTGCAATCGATGGAATAACGTTGCAATCGATGGAACGTCGAATACATTCGACGCTTCGTCCTTTTAACGCGTCTGTTAGGGTTAATTTTTTATATAAAACGATCGCCCC includes these proteins:
- the LOC132611902 gene encoding uncharacterized protein LOC132611902, producing MEILKACHDSPVGGLHSGNYIVAKVLECGYFWPTLYHDANLLVKSCDQGQRQGSIGRKHEMPINFFMEVKLFYVWGINFMGPFVSSRGMQYILVLVDYVFKWVEAIAFPNNDGKSVTNCLKKNIFTRFDTPRAIISDGGTHF